The Sebastes fasciatus isolate fSebFas1 chromosome 4, fSebFas1.pri, whole genome shotgun sequence genome window below encodes:
- the LOC141767047 gene encoding galanin peptides-like codes for MTVSIVITPHCPDGIDGHRTLGDKPGLAGKRDMGQEEDFRTGSLRIADGDIIHTVIDFLSYLKLKDMGALDSLSSSVTSDELANP; via the exons ATGACTGTGTCGATTGTGATCACTCCTCATTGTCCAGATGGAATAGATGGACACAGGACACTAGGGGACAAGCCGGGTCTGGCTGGCAAGAGGGACATGGGCCAGGAGGAGGACTTCAGAacag GTTCCCTGAGAATAGCAGATGGAGATATCATCCACACTGTCATTGACTTCCTGTCGTACCTAAAGCTCAAAG ataTGGGAGCGTTGGACAGCCTGTCTTCCTCTGTGACATCAGACGAACTGGCCAATCCATAA
- the LOC141765544 gene encoding serine/threonine-protein kinase pim-1-like, with the protein MDRTRSTRRLKRRTCPYTSQDDVRVRLLKRRAREDEAALSSSVDVHRENLILSAEDESKRGGKRKKKRRPDLDLTETKDDKLCTPQNLPAHVQRELPSTSELSSAPTMDRTRSTRRLKRRTCSCTKTVLQHRTMVSEGEHPDTSEEELRVRLLKRKTREDEEGPSSSLDVHRENLTETKDRTKLYSAQKLPVHMRRAAFEAKYKQQKKLGEGGCGSVFAGYRKADHLPVAIKHVPSETQFIKHVYKNGNTVSVEVAAMLKLAANTSGSAASSAPVSLLDWYDLEQELILVLERPVPCVDLATYICSKGGSLKEEEAKIILKQLLDAAIELQDKSIFHRDIKVQNILIETGSDVPRVRLIDFGLSCFVKSCSTYQHFYGTANHIPPELYVNQRYRAGPTTAWQMGVVLFEALHKNTSFETLAFLQNSLRIRKTLSKDCKDFLQRCLTEDPKQRLTLEQLKHHPWLR; encoded by the exons ATGGATAGGACTAGGTCGACTAGGAGGCTTAAAAGGAGGACCTGTCCTTACACCTCTCAGGACGATGTCCGTGTGAGGCTATTGAAGAGGAGAGCCAGAGAAGACGAAGCAGCACTGTCCTCTTCAGTGGACGTTCACAGAG AAAACCTCATCTTATCTGCGGAGGATGAGAGCAAGAGAGGCGgtaagagaaagaagaagaggaggccaGACCTGGACCTGACAGAGACCAAGGACGACAAACTGTGCACCCCACAAAATTTGCCCGCACACGTTCAAAGAG AGCTCCCTAGCACGTCAGAACTAAGTTCAGCGCCTACAATGGATAGGACTAGGTCGACTAGGAGGCTTAAAAGGAGGACCTGTTCTTGCACAAAGACCGTCTTGCAGCACAGGACAATGGTCTCCGAAGGTGAACACCCAGACACCTCTGAAGAGGAGCTCCGTGTGAGACTGTTGAAGAGGAAAACCAGAGAAGACGAAGAAGGACCGTCCTCTTCATTGGACGTTCACAGAG AAAACCTGACGGAGACCAAGGACAGGACCAAACTCTACTCTGCACAAAAGTTGCCCGTCCACATGCGAAGAG ctGCATTCGAGGCCAAATACAAACAACAGAAGAAGCTCGGCGAAGGAGGGTGTGGATCTGTGTTTGCTGGCTATCGCAAAGCAGATCATTTGCCT GTTGCCATCAAACACGTTCCAAGCGAGACTCAGTTCATCAAACACGTG TACAAGAACGGGAATACGGTCTCCGTGGAGGTCGCCGCCATGTTGAAACTCGCCGCCAATACAAGTGGCTCAGCGGCCTCCTCGGCACCTGTGTCCCTACTGGACTGGTATGATCTGGAACAGGAGCTGATCCTGGTGCTGGAGAGACCAGTCCCCTGCGTGGACTTGGCCACATACATCTGCTCAAAGGGAGGCTCCTTAAAAGAGGAAGAGGCCAAG ATCATCCTGAAACAGCTGCTTGATGCAGCAATTGAGCTTCAGGATAAGAGCATCTTTCACCGGGACATCAAGGTGCAAAATATCTTGATCGAGACTGGCTCGGACGTCCCGCGAGTTCGCCTCATTGACTTTGGTCTGAGCTGCTTCGTCAAGAGCTGCTCCACTTACCAACACTTCTACG GTACCGCTAATCACATCCCTCCGGAGTTGTACGTTAATCAACGCTATAGGGCCGGCCCCACCACAGCGTGGCAGATGGGAGTGGTCCTGTTTGAAGCGCTCCACAAGAACACATCTTTTGAGACCCTCGCGTTCCTCCAAAACAGTCTGAGAATCAGGAAGAcgctgtccaaag ATTGCAAGGATTTCTTGCAAAGGTGTCTGACTGAAGACCCCAAACAGCGCCTGACCCTGGAGCAGCTCAAGCATCACCCATGGCTCAGATAA